One Staphylococcus simiae genomic region harbors:
- a CDS encoding VOC family protein, with the protein MDKLNQVMLYVDNVEQAKLFWTETLNFVIISETNLVEDYKAIEVAPTTTAETSLSIMSKEFIEKYSPEVNLGTPSLMFKETHFDALYEKLKSLNLTGHDVIEMNGARVFNFQDGQGNYFAVSD; encoded by the coding sequence ATGGATAAATTGAATCAAGTAATGCTATATGTGGATAATGTTGAACAAGCTAAATTATTTTGGACAGAAACATTAAATTTTGTCATTATAAGTGAAACGAATTTAGTAGAAGATTATAAAGCAATTGAAGTTGCACCAACGACAACAGCCGAGACTTCATTATCAATCATGTCTAAAGAATTTATTGAAAAATATAGTCCTGAAGTTAATCTTGGAACGCCGTCACTAATGTTTAAAGAAACCCATTTTGATGCATTATATGAAAAATTGAAAAGTTTGAATTTGACAGGTCACGATGTTATTGAAATGAATGGTGCACGTGTGTTTAATTTCCAAGATGGTCAAGGTAATTATTTTGCTGTCAGTGATTAA
- the gndA gene encoding NADP-dependent phosphogluconate dehydrogenase: MTQQIGVIGLAVMGKNLAWNIESRGYSVSVYNRSSEKTDLMVEESKGKNIHPTYSLEEFVNSLEKPRKILLMVKAGKATDATIESLLPLLDDDDILIDGGNTNYEDTIRRNKALAESGINFIGMGVSGGEVGALTGPSLMPGGQEEAYNKVADILDAIAAKAKDGASCVTYIGPNGAGHYVKMVHNGIEYADMQLIAESYAMMKELLGMSHDEIAQTFKDWNAGELESYLIEITGDIFTKLDEDNEPLVEKILDTAGQKGTGKWTSINALELGIPLTIITESVFARFISSIKEERVNASKELNGPQASFTGDKKEFLEKIRKALYMSKICSYAQGFAQMRKASEDNEWNLKLGDLAMIWREGCIIRAQFLQKIKDAYDNNPGLQNLLLDPYFKNIVTDYQDALRDVVATGVQNGVSTPGFSSSINYYDSYRSADLPANLIQAQRDYFGAHTYERKDKPGVFHTQWVEE; this comes from the coding sequence ATGACACAACAAATTGGAGTTATAGGTTTAGCTGTAATGGGTAAAAACCTAGCTTGGAATATTGAATCACGTGGATATAGTGTTTCAGTTTATAATCGTTCAAGTGAAAAAACAGATTTAATGGTAGAAGAATCTAAAGGGAAGAATATTCATCCTACTTATTCCTTAGAAGAATTTGTAAATTCATTAGAAAAACCCCGTAAAATTTTATTAATGGTAAAAGCAGGTAAAGCGACTGATGCTACAATTGAAAGTTTATTACCATTACTAGATGATGACGATATTTTAATTGACGGTGGTAATACAAACTATGAAGATACAATCAGACGTAATAAAGCATTAGCTGAAAGTGGTATTAACTTTATCGGCATGGGCGTATCAGGCGGTGAAGTTGGTGCATTAACTGGTCCATCATTAATGCCTGGTGGTCAAGAAGAAGCTTATAATAAAGTTGCTGACATTTTAGATGCTATCGCTGCTAAAGCAAAAGATGGTGCTTCATGTGTCACTTATATCGGACCAAATGGTGCAGGACACTATGTTAAAATGGTGCACAATGGTATTGAATATGCAGACATGCAATTAATAGCTGAAAGTTATGCCATGATGAAAGAATTATTAGGCATGTCACATGATGAAATTGCACAAACATTTAAAGATTGGAATGCTGGTGAATTAGAAAGTTATTTAATTGAAATTACAGGTGATATTTTCACTAAATTAGACGAAGATAACGAACCACTTGTTGAAAAAATTCTTGATACTGCTGGACAAAAAGGTACAGGAAAATGGACTTCAATTAATGCGCTAGAATTAGGTATTCCATTGACAATTATCACAGAATCAGTATTTGCTCGTTTTATTTCATCAATTAAAGAAGAACGTGTTAATGCTTCGAAAGAATTAAATGGTCCACAAGCGTCATTTACTGGTGACAAAAAAGAATTCCTTGAAAAAATTCGTAAAGCATTATACATGAGTAAAATTTGTTCATATGCACAAGGGTTTGCTCAAATGCGTAAAGCAAGTGAAGATAATGAATGGAATCTTAAACTTGGAGATCTAGCAATGATCTGGAGAGAAGGATGTATCATTCGTGCACAATTCTTACAAAAAATTAAAGATGCATATGATAATAACCCAGGATTACAAAATTTACTATTAGATCCATACTTCAAAAATATTGTAACTGACTATCAAGACGCATTACGTGATGTTGTAGCAACTGGTGTACAAAATGGCGTTTCAACTCCAGGATTCTCATCAAGTATTAATTACTATGATAGTTATCGTTCAGCTGACTTACCAGCAAACTTAATTCAAGCACAACGTGACTACTTCGGTGCTCACACATACGAAAGAAAAGATAAACCAGGTGTCTTCCATACACAATGGGTTGAAGAATAA
- a CDS encoding M20/M25/M40 family metallo-hydrolase has protein sequence MINEQRLLDTFLELVKINSETGHEEQIQPILKDKFSSLGLKVVEDQASQHDKLGANNLVCTLASNIAYDTNKIYFTSHMDTVVPGLNIQPVINEDGYIYSDGTTILGADDKAGLAAIIEVLTVLQEQQLPHGQLQFVITVGEESGLLGAKQLNPNLLDADFGYAIDANVDVGTTVVGAPTQMLISTKITGKTAHASTPKEGISAINIAAKAISRMKLGQVDEETTANIGKFHGGSATNIVADTVFLEAEARSHNDDSINAQVEHMKDIFESTAEEFGGNAEVTIEQSYPGFKINNNEPVVDIAKLSAQNLGLPNDTVISGGGSDGSIVNTLGIPSVILGVGYENIHTTNERMPIASLNLLAQQVLEIIKIVARESN, from the coding sequence ATGATTAATGAGCAACGTTTGTTAGACACATTTTTAGAATTAGTTAAAATTAATTCTGAAACTGGACACGAAGAACAAATACAGCCAATTTTAAAAGATAAATTTTCATCATTAGGACTAAAAGTAGTTGAAGACCAAGCAAGTCAACATGATAAATTAGGAGCCAACAATTTAGTTTGTACGCTAGCTAGTAATATTGCATATGATACGAATAAAATATATTTTACTAGTCATATGGATACAGTTGTACCTGGGCTTAATATACAACCAGTAATTAATGAAGACGGTTATATTTACTCAGATGGTACTACAATTCTAGGTGCTGATGATAAAGCAGGACTAGCAGCTATTATTGAAGTGTTAACTGTGCTACAAGAACAACAACTTCCACATGGCCAATTACAATTTGTTATTACTGTTGGTGAAGAATCAGGCTTATTAGGAGCTAAACAGTTAAATCCTAACCTATTAGATGCAGATTTTGGTTATGCTATTGATGCTAATGTAGATGTTGGTACAACAGTTGTAGGAGCACCAACTCAAATGTTAATTTCAACTAAAATTACTGGCAAAACGGCCCATGCAAGTACGCCTAAAGAAGGCATAAGTGCTATCAATATTGCAGCTAAGGCCATTAGTAGAATGAAATTAGGCCAAGTTGATGAAGAGACAACTGCTAATATTGGTAAGTTCCATGGTGGTTCAGCAACTAATATTGTGGCAGATACTGTATTTTTAGAAGCAGAAGCACGATCTCACAATGATGACAGTATCAATGCCCAAGTAGAACATATGAAAGACATTTTTGAAAGTACAGCTGAAGAATTTGGTGGCAATGCTGAAGTAACGATTGAACAAAGCTATCCTGGCTTTAAGATTAACAACAATGAACCAGTAGTTGACATTGCTAAATTGAGTGCTCAGAATCTTGGACTACCAAATGATACTGTGATATCAGGTGGAGGCTCAGATGGTAGTATAGTTAACACTTTAGGTATTCCATCAGTGATATTAGGGGTAGGTTATGAAAATATCCATACTACAAATGAAAGAATGCCAATAGCATCTCTTAATTTATTAGCACAACAAGTGTTAGAAATAATAAAAATAGTAGCACGCGAATCAAACTGA
- a CDS encoding aromatic acid exporter family protein, translated as MLQLNPYKIGFRTIKTAVGMTLGVIISKLLGLDNYASSAILVVLCIKHTKVHSLQAINSRLVSCFLVLFLGSAIFSLLGQNAIVLGLIVLLFIPLTVVLKVQEGVITSCVILLHVFNAKAINLHLIINETLLLIIGLSIAFIMNLMMPSLDKKLDQFKCQIENQIADIFNQFSYICQQYNETIALEFDDLLLKIKKAKSIAFRDVKNHFVRNENSYYHYFDMREEQVELLIRMKPLLENISHHDPLLNDLSKLLTEIGQNVNSNDYTAMRLHNLYELRLKLDQLPLPTSHQALNSRASVIQILNELEEYLQIKSQFGSLKMHSEIT; from the coding sequence ATGTTACAGTTAAATCCTTATAAGATTGGATTTAGAACTATAAAAACAGCAGTGGGTATGACTTTAGGCGTAATTATCAGTAAACTATTAGGTTTAGATAATTACGCCTCTAGTGCTATATTGGTCGTTCTATGTATTAAACATACTAAAGTACATTCACTTCAAGCGATTAACTCAAGACTAGTGTCTTGTTTCTTAGTTTTATTTTTAGGTTCAGCGATATTTAGTTTGTTAGGCCAAAATGCTATAGTTCTAGGGCTTATTGTTTTGTTATTTATACCGTTAACCGTAGTATTAAAGGTTCAAGAAGGTGTAATTACAAGTTGTGTTATCTTACTACATGTATTTAATGCAAAAGCGATTAACTTACATTTAATTATTAATGAAACATTATTATTAATCATTGGTTTAAGTATCGCTTTTATAATGAATTTAATGATGCCTAGCTTAGATAAAAAATTGGATCAATTTAAATGTCAAATTGAAAATCAAATTGCAGATATATTTAATCAATTTAGTTATATTTGTCAACAGTATAACGAAACTATTGCGTTAGAATTTGATGATTTATTATTAAAAATCAAAAAAGCTAAATCAATTGCATTTAGAGATGTTAAAAATCATTTTGTCAGAAATGAGAATTCATACTATCATTATTTTGATATGAGAGAAGAACAAGTAGAATTATTAATAAGAATGAAACCACTTCTTGAAAATATAAGTCATCATGATCCATTACTAAATGATTTGTCAAAATTGTTAACAGAAATCGGACAAAACGTAAATAGTAATGACTATACTGCAATGAGACTACATAATTTATATGAGTTACGTTTGAAATTAGATCAATTACCGTTGCCTACTTCTCATCAAGCACTTAACTCTAGAGCAAGTGTAATCCAAATTTTGAATGAATTAGAGGAGTATTTACAAATTAAATCTCAATTTGGCTCATTAAAAATGCATAGCGAAATAACCTGA
- the brxB gene encoding bacilliredoxin BrxB produces MDMNFDLYMNGVVEQARNEIESAGYEQLTTAEDVDKVLQQDGTTLVMVNSVCGCAGGVARPAAAHALHYDVLPTRLVTVFAGQDKEATQRARDYFEGYAPSSPSFALVKDGKIQEMVERHQIEGHDVIDVINQLQTLFNKYCEER; encoded by the coding sequence ATGGATATGAATTTTGATTTATATATGAATGGTGTAGTTGAGCAAGCAAGAAATGAAATTGAATCTGCTGGCTACGAACAATTAACAACTGCAGAAGATGTAGATAAAGTACTTCAACAAGATGGTACGACATTAGTAATGGTTAACTCTGTATGTGGTTGTGCAGGTGGTGTAGCACGTCCAGCGGCTGCACATGCCTTACATTATGATGTATTACCTACACGTTTAGTTACTGTTTTTGCAGGACAAGATAAAGAAGCAACTCAACGTGCAAGAGATTATTTTGAAGGATATGCACCTTCAAGTCCATCTTTTGCGTTAGTAAAAGATGGTAAGATTCAAGAAATGGTAGAAAGACATCAAATTGAAGGTCATGATGTTATAGATGTAATTAATCAACTACAAACGTTATTCAATAAATATTGTGAAGAAAGATAA
- a CDS encoding dihydrolipoamide acetyltransferase family protein, translating to MDITMPKLGESVHEGTIEQWLVSVGDHIDEYEPLCEVITDKVTAEVPSTISGTITEITVEAGQTVAIDTVICKIATADASSNTDQTIDNTIDNVEEQKVTVDKASDNNNKIDTINDQLTEQQPRNNGRYSPVVFKLASEHNIDLALVHGSGFEGRVTKKDILKAIENGTSEATPNSPLSNDNNNKTTEKINNDVTNHNQTSSSIPVNGVRKAIAQNMVNSVTEIPHAWMMIEVDATNLVNTRNYYKNSFKQKEGYNLTFFAFFVKAVADALKAYPLLNSSWQGNEIVLHKDINISIAIADGDKLYVPVIKHADEKSIKGIAREINELAQKARNKSLTNADMQGGTFTVNNTGTFGSVSSMGIINHPQAAILQVESIVKKPVVINDMIAIRNMVNLCISIDHRILDGLQTGQFMNHIKNRIEQYSVDNTNIY from the coding sequence ATGGATATTACAATGCCTAAATTAGGTGAAAGTGTTCATGAAGGTACAATAGAACAATGGTTAGTTTCTGTTGGAGACCATATAGATGAATATGAACCTTTATGTGAAGTCATTACTGATAAAGTAACAGCTGAAGTCCCTTCTACGATTTCTGGTACCATTACTGAAATAACAGTAGAAGCAGGTCAAACTGTAGCAATTGATACAGTGATATGTAAGATAGCAACAGCTGATGCATCTTCAAATACTGACCAAACTATAGATAATACGATTGACAATGTTGAAGAGCAAAAGGTTACGGTCGATAAAGCATCTGACAATAACAATAAAATCGACACAATAAATGACCAACTTACGGAACAACAACCAAGAAATAATGGTAGATATTCACCAGTCGTATTTAAATTAGCATCAGAACATAATATAGATTTAGCACTAGTACATGGTAGTGGTTTTGAAGGACGAGTAACTAAGAAAGATATACTTAAAGCTATTGAAAATGGTACATCAGAAGCTACACCAAATAGTCCATTGTCTAATGATAATAACAATAAAACAACTGAAAAAATTAATAATGATGTGACAAATCATAACCAAACATCTAGTTCAATACCAGTTAATGGTGTAAGAAAAGCAATTGCTCAAAATATGGTCAATAGTGTTACTGAAATTCCACACGCTTGGATGATGATTGAAGTAGATGCAACAAATTTAGTAAATACTAGAAACTATTATAAGAATAGTTTTAAACAAAAAGAGGGTTATAATTTAACGTTCTTTGCCTTTTTTGTAAAAGCTGTAGCAGATGCCCTAAAAGCATATCCATTACTAAATAGTAGCTGGCAAGGTAATGAAATAGTGTTACACAAAGATATTAATATTTCAATTGCCATTGCTGACGGTGACAAGTTATATGTTCCTGTTATTAAGCATGCTGATGAAAAATCTATCAAAGGCATAGCTAGAGAAATTAATGAATTGGCACAAAAAGCGCGTAATAAATCATTAACAAACGCAGATATGCAAGGCGGAACATTTACTGTTAATAATACGGGTACATTTGGTTCAGTTTCTTCAATGGGAATAATCAATCATCCACAAGCTGCAATTTTACAAGTGGAATCTATTGTGAAGAAACCAGTAGTTATTAATGATATGATTGCTATTAGAAATATGGTTAACTTATGTATTTCAATAGATCACCGTATTTTAGATGGCTTACAAACAGGTCAATTTATGAACCATATCAAGAATAGAATAGAGCAATATTCTGTTGACAATACAAATATTTATTAA
- a CDS encoding alpha-ketoacid dehydrogenase subunit beta — MTKLSYLEAIRQAQDLALQYDNNTFILGEDVGKKGGVFGTTQGLQEKYGENRVIDTPLAESNIIGTAIGAAMLGKRPIAEIQFADFILPATNQIISEAAKMRYRSNNDWGCPLTIRAPFGGGVHGGLYHSQSIESIFASTPGLTIVIPSTPYDAKGLLLSSIESNDPVLYFEHKKAYRFLKEEVPEEYYTVPLGKADVKRQGDDLTVFCYGLMVNYCLQAADILAEDGINVEVVDLRTVYPLDKDTIIDRAKQTGKVLLVTEDNLEGSVMSEVSAIIAEHCLFDLDAPIMRLAAPDVPSMPFSPVLENELMMNPEKILHKMRQLADY, encoded by the coding sequence ATGACAAAGTTATCTTATTTAGAGGCGATACGCCAAGCACAAGATTTAGCACTACAATATGATAATAATACATTTATTCTTGGCGAAGACGTAGGTAAAAAGGGCGGCGTATTTGGCACTACGCAAGGTTTACAAGAAAAATATGGAGAAAATAGAGTAATTGATACGCCATTAGCAGAGTCAAATATCATTGGTACAGCGATAGGTGCAGCAATGTTAGGTAAACGACCAATAGCTGAAATCCAATTTGCTGATTTCATCTTACCCGCAACTAATCAAATTATTAGTGAAGCAGCTAAAATGAGATATCGCTCAAATAACGATTGGGGATGTCCACTAACTATTCGCGCGCCATTTGGTGGAGGGGTTCATGGAGGCCTTTATCATTCACAAAGTATTGAAAGTATTTTTGCTTCAACACCAGGATTAACAATAGTCATTCCTTCGACTCCGTATGATGCTAAAGGATTATTATTATCATCTATAGAATCAAACGATCCTGTTTTATACTTTGAACATAAAAAAGCTTATCGTTTCTTAAAAGAAGAAGTACCTGAAGAATATTATACTGTTCCTTTAGGTAAAGCTGATGTTAAACGTCAAGGTGACGACTTAACTGTATTTTGTTATGGCTTAATGGTTAATTATTGTTTACAAGCTGCTGATATATTAGCTGAAGATGGTATTAATGTAGAGGTTGTAGATTTAAGAACAGTTTATCCTTTAGATAAAGATACAATTATTGATCGTGCGAAACAAACTGGAAAAGTATTATTAGTTACTGAAGATAATTTAGAAGGTAGTGTAATGTCAGAAGTGTCTGCAATTATTGCTGAACACTGTTTATTTGATCTTGATGCTCCAATTATGAGATTAGCTGCGCCAGACGTACCATCAATGCCATTTTCACCTGTTTTAGAAAATGAATTAATGATGAATCCAGAAAAAATCTTGCATAAAATGAGACAATTAGCAGACTATTAA
- a CDS encoding thiamine pyrophosphate-dependent dehydrogenase E1 component subunit alpha, with protein MIDYKSLGLTEQDLKEIYKAMDLGRKIDERLWLLNRAGKIPFVVSGQGQEATQIGMAYAMKEGDISAPYYRDLAFVTYMGISAYHTFLAAFGKKEDINSGGKQMPSHFSSREHNILSQSSPVATQIPHAVGAALALKMDDKQNIATATVGEGSSNQGDFHEGLNFAGVHKLPMVCVIINNKYAISVPDSLQYAAKNLSDRAIGYGMFGEQVDGNDPLAVYKAMKEARERALAGEGATLIEAVTSRMTAHSSDDDDQYRTKEERDNLKKADCNEKFKNELLANEIIDEQWLQEIEQEHKEIINQATKAAEEAPYPDVEEAYTYVYEEGSLN; from the coding sequence ATGATTGATTATAAATCACTAGGCCTTACTGAACAAGACCTAAAAGAAATCTATAAAGCAATGGATTTAGGTAGAAAAATTGACGAGAGATTATGGTTGTTAAACCGTGCTGGTAAAATACCTTTTGTCGTAAGTGGACAAGGCCAAGAGGCTACACAAATTGGTATGGCTTATGCTATGAAAGAAGGGGATATTTCAGCTCCTTATTATCGTGATTTAGCATTTGTTACATACATGGGAATTTCAGCATATCATACTTTTTTAGCAGCATTTGGTAAAAAAGAAGATATCAATTCTGGTGGTAAGCAAATGCCATCTCATTTTAGTAGTAGAGAACATAATATACTATCACAAAGTTCTCCAGTAGCAACACAAATTCCACATGCGGTAGGTGCTGCTTTAGCATTAAAAATGGATGACAAACAAAATATTGCCACTGCCACTGTAGGAGAAGGTAGTTCAAACCAAGGTGACTTCCATGAAGGTCTCAATTTTGCAGGAGTGCATAAATTGCCAATGGTTTGCGTTATCATTAATAATAAATATGCCATCTCAGTTCCTGATTCGTTGCAATATGCTGCTAAAAATTTATCAGATAGAGCGATTGGTTATGGCATGTTTGGTGAGCAAGTAGATGGAAATGATCCACTCGCTGTGTATAAAGCGATGAAAGAAGCTAGAGAACGTGCACTTGCTGGTGAAGGTGCTACTCTAATTGAAGCTGTTACAAGTAGGATGACTGCCCATTCTTCTGATGATGATGATCAATATAGAACAAAAGAAGAAAGAGATAATTTAAAAAAAGCTGATTGTAATGAAAAATTTAAAAACGAACTGTTAGCAAATGAAATTATTGATGAACAATGGTTACAAGAAATAGAACAAGAACATAAGGAAATTATTAACCAAGCTACAAAAGCTGCTGAAGAAGCACCTTACCCTGATGTTGAAGAGGCTTATACTTATGTTTATGAAGAAGGGAGCCTTAATTAA
- the lpdA gene encoding dihydrolipoyl dehydrogenase — translation MSEKQYDLVVLGGGTAGYVAAIRASQLGKKVAIVERSLLGGTCLHKGCIPTKALLKSAEVLQTVKHASTFGINVEDYDINYDKMFARKEEIVKQMYQGVEHLMQHNHIDIYNGTGRILGTSIFSPQSGTISVEYEDGESDILPNQFVLIATGSKPYALPFLPFDHERILSSDDVLALETLPSSIGIIGGGVIGLEFASLMVDLGVDVTVIEAGPSILPTESTQIAKVLKTALTQRGVKFHENVKLAESDVKVTESDVRLSLNNDNIVVDKVLLSVGRQPNTADIGLNNTKIKLSKSGHIETNEFQQTEDKHIYAAGDCIGKLQLAHVGSKEGIVAVEHMFDAGPIPVNYNLMPKCVYTQPEIASIGLTIEQAKKQGIKARGYKVPFKAIGKAVIDSSDSEKGYCEMVVDQLNQEIIGINMIGPHVTELINEVSLLQFMNGSSLELGLTTHAHPSISEVLMELGLKVEDRAIHV, via the coding sequence ATGTCTGAAAAACAATATGATTTAGTCGTTTTAGGTGGAGGAACTGCAGGTTATGTTGCCGCAATTCGCGCATCTCAACTTGGAAAAAAAGTCGCAATTGTAGAGCGTAGTCTATTAGGTGGAACATGTTTACATAAAGGTTGTATCCCAACAAAAGCACTGTTGAAATCTGCTGAAGTCCTGCAAACGGTTAAACATGCATCAACATTCGGTATAAATGTTGAAGATTATGATATTAATTATGACAAGATGTTTGCACGTAAAGAAGAAATTGTAAAACAAATGTATCAAGGTGTAGAACATTTAATGCAACACAATCACATTGATATTTATAACGGTACAGGTAGAATCTTGGGAACTTCAATATTTTCACCACAGAGTGGAACAATATCAGTTGAATACGAAGATGGAGAATCTGACATTTTACCAAATCAATTTGTCTTGATTGCTACTGGTTCTAAGCCTTATGCATTACCATTTTTACCATTTGATCATGAAAGAATTCTGTCTAGTGATGATGTATTAGCATTAGAAACGTTGCCATCAAGTATAGGCATAATCGGTGGTGGTGTCATTGGATTAGAATTTGCGTCATTAATGGTTGATCTAGGTGTAGATGTTACTGTGATTGAAGCTGGACCTTCCATCTTACCGACTGAAAGTACCCAAATTGCTAAAGTTTTAAAAACTGCTTTAACTCAACGTGGCGTTAAATTTCATGAAAATGTCAAACTTGCCGAATCAGATGTCAAAGTAACTGAAAGTGATGTACGCTTATCACTAAATAATGACAACATTGTCGTAGACAAAGTATTATTATCTGTTGGTAGACAACCAAATACAGCTGATATTGGTTTGAATAATACTAAGATTAAGCTGTCAAAAAGTGGTCATATTGAGACAAATGAGTTTCAACAAACTGAAGACAAACATATATATGCTGCTGGTGACTGCATTGGTAAATTACAACTTGCACATGTGGGTTCTAAGGAAGGTATTGTTGCAGTTGAACATATGTTTGATGCTGGACCAATTCCAGTAAATTATAACTTAATGCCTAAGTGTGTCTATACTCAACCTGAAATTGCTTCCATTGGTTTAACTATTGAACAAGCTAAAAAACAAGGTATTAAGGCACGAGGTTATAAAGTACCATTTAAAGCAATTGGCAAAGCGGTTATTGATAGTAGTGATAGTGAAAAAGGATATTGTGAAATGGTTGTTGATCAGTTAAACCAAGAGATTATTGGCATTAATATGATTGGTCCACATGTAACAGAATTGATAAATGAAGTTTCATTATTGCAGTTTATGAATGGTTCTTCACTAGAATTAGGTTTAACAACTCATGCACATCCTTCTATTTCTGAAGTATTAATGGAATTAGGATTAAAAGTTGAAGATAGAGCTATTCATGTTTAA
- the recN gene encoding DNA repair protein RecN gives MLQTLSIKQFAIIEELEINFSDGLTVLSGETGSGKSIIIDAIGQLIGMRASSDFVRHGEKKAIIEGIFDIDDSKDAIHILNDMDIEIDEDFLLVKREIFSSGKSLCKINNQTVTLSDLRRVMQELLDIHGQHETQSLLKQKYHLTLLDNYAEKRYQDLIDQYHNTYQTYVNKKKELEELESADQALLQRLDLMKFQLEELTEAQLKDGEIEQLEVDIKRIQNSEKLSLALNNAHQTLTDENAITDRLYELSNHLQIINDIVPQKYEKLKEDIDQFYYILEDAKHELYDEMANTEFDEQTLNEFESRMNLLTNLKRKYGKDISELISYQEKLTNEINKIENYEQSTAELRAQIDSLYSEVYSVGESLSQERRKVARELRDHIVAEIQNLQMKDANLEISFKPLDEPNKDGIEFVEFLISPNKGEPLKSLNKIASGGELSRIMLALKSIFVKSRGQTAILFDEVDSGVSGQAAQRMAEKMKDIAEFIQVICISHLPQVASMSDHHLLISKYTKDDRTITQVKELKDEDKVDEIARMISGASVTELTRQNAKEMIDQNKRQ, from the coding sequence ATGTTACAAACCTTATCAATCAAACAATTTGCCATAATCGAGGAATTAGAAATTAATTTTTCAGATGGTTTAACCGTGTTAAGTGGTGAAACGGGTTCAGGTAAATCCATTATTATCGATGCTATAGGACAATTAATTGGTATGAGAGCATCATCTGATTTTGTTCGGCATGGTGAAAAGAAAGCTATAATTGAAGGTATATTCGATATTGATGATAGTAAAGACGCAATTCATATACTTAACGATATGGATATAGAAATTGATGAAGATTTTTTATTGGTTAAGAGAGAAATTTTCAGCTCTGGTAAGAGTTTGTGCAAGATAAATAATCAAACAGTGACATTATCAGATTTAAGAAGAGTAATGCAAGAATTACTAGATATACATGGACAACATGAAACGCAATCTTTACTAAAACAGAAATATCATTTAACGTTACTTGATAATTATGCAGAAAAACGCTATCAAGATTTAATCGATCAATACCACAATACTTATCAAACTTATGTTAATAAAAAGAAAGAATTAGAAGAGTTGGAATCTGCAGACCAAGCATTATTACAAAGGCTTGATTTAATGAAGTTCCAATTGGAAGAGTTAACAGAAGCTCAACTGAAAGATGGAGAGATTGAACAGTTAGAAGTTGATATTAAACGAATTCAAAATTCAGAAAAGTTAAGTTTAGCACTTAATAATGCGCATCAAACGTTAACAGATGAAAATGCGATAACTGATAGGTTATATGAATTAAGTAATCATCTTCAAATTATCAATGATATCGTTCCACAAAAATATGAAAAATTAAAAGAAGATATCGATCAATTTTATTATATTTTAGAAGATGCCAAGCATGAGTTGTATGATGAAATGGCAAATACTGAATTTGATGAACAAACGTTAAATGAATTTGAATCTCGTATGAATTTATTAACAAATTTGAAACGAAAATACGGTAAAGATATTTCAGAATTAATTTCATATCAAGAAAAATTAACAAATGAAATAAATAAAATTGAAAATTATGAACAAAGTACAGCAGAATTGCGAGCACAAATTGATTCCCTATATAGTGAAGTCTATAGTGTGGGTGAATCATTGTCACAAGAGCGACGTAAAGTAGCTCGAGAACTTAGAGACCACATCGTAGCAGAAATACAGAATTTGCAAATGAAAGATGCTAATTTAGAGATTTCATTTAAACCTTTAGATGAACCTAATAAAGATGGCATAGAATTTGTTGAATTTTTAATTAGCCCTAATAAAGGTGAACCTCTAAAAAGTTTAAATAAAATTGCTTCTGGTGGGGAATTATCAAGAATAATGCTAGCTCTGAAAAGTATCTTTGTTAAGTCACGAGGACAAACTGCAATATTGTTTGATGAGGTTGATTCTGGTGTGTCTGGACAAGCTGCACAAAGAATGGCTGAAAAAATGAAAGATATTGCTGAATTTATTCAAGTCATTTGTATTTCTCATTTACCACAAGTCGCATCTATGAGTGATCATCATTTATTGATTTCGAAATATACTAAAGATGACCGTACGATAACTCAAGTAAAAGAATTAAAAGATGAAGATAAAGTGGATGAAATTGCGCGTATGATTTCGGGTGCTAGTGTAACTGAATTGACGAGACAAAATGCTAAAGAAATGATTGACCAGAATAAAAGACAATAA